Genomic segment of Alphaproteobacteria bacterium:
AAACGGCTTCCCGTAGCCCGCACCCTTCAAGCGATCCATCTTTGCCTCGGTGAAGTATTGATATCGGTCTCGGATTTCCGCAGGCGTGTCGACATAGCGGATATTAGGATGTTTGCCGTGTGCGGCGAATACGGCAGCTGCGAGATCGGCGAAGCTGCGCGCCGCACCGGTGCCGAGATTGTAGAGCCCGCTCACTTGGGGGCTGTCATAAAGCCACATCATCGCATCGACGCAATCGCCGACCCAGATGAAGTCGCGAAGCTGACCCCCATCCGAGTATTTCGGATTATGGGAGCGAAACAGCACCGCAGGTTCGCCGGCGGCGACGCGCTCATGAACTTGAAGGGTCACGCTGCGCATGCCGCCTTTATGGTATTCGTTCGGGCCGTAGACGTTGAAAAAGCGCAAACCCGCCCATTGACGCGGCCGCCTGCCGCCCTCGCGGATGATGCGTGCCACGCGCCGGTCGAAAAGTAGCTTGCTCCAGCCATAGGCGTTCATCGGCCTGAGCCGCGCGAGCGCCTCTGGGCTTCCATCATCGTCGAACCCGGCACGACCGTCGCCGTAGGCCGCAGCCGAGGACGCGTAAATGAAGCGTGCGTCATGGCGCACGCACCAGTCCCAGAGTGTCGTGGAGAATGTGAAATTGGTGTCGACGATCAGGTCTGCGTTTCGCTCGGTGGTCGCAGAGATGGCCCCCATATGGAAGATCGTATCCACCTCACCCGCCCTGCGCTCAAGAAACGGCAAGAGCCGATCGGGTTCGATGAAGCCGGCCAGCTCGCGCTTTGCGAGGTTGCGCCACTTCTCACCCTCGCCCAGGCGGTCGCAAACGACGATTTCCCGGCAACCTCGTTCCTCGAGTGCGGCGAGCAAGTTCGAACCGATGAATCCGGCGCCGCCGGTCAGAATGATCATGCCGCTTTTTCCGAAGCTCTCCCCGCATCCGCGGTCGGTGCGAGGCCCGGCGGGAATACCGGCACCCCTTATAGGGGGCGAGTTTGGGGCCTGCAAGCTTCACCCCGTTGCAGCCCGAGGGCCGCGCCACCATACTGGCGCGGACTTCACCGGTCCCGGTCAATATCCTTGGAGGAGCTTGAAAAATGCAGGCCGACAACCGCCTTCTCGACGACATGGCCCGCCTTGCGAGCGGGGCCCTCGGTGCATTTTCCGGCCTCAGGTCCGAGATCGAGGCATTGGTACGCCAGCGCCTGGAGCGGCTTCTTGCCGACATGGAGCTGGTGAGCCGGGAGGAGTTCGATGCCGTCAAGGCGGTGGCCGTCAATGCCCGAAACGGTCAGGAAGCGCTTGCCGAGCGGATCGCCCGTCTCGAAGCCGCATTGGCGACCGCACGGATTTCCATACCCGGTACAGCCGATGCGTCCCACAAGCCCTAGAGGTTTAATGCATTAATGGA
This window contains:
- a CDS encoding accessory factor UbiK family protein; its protein translation is MQADNRLLDDMARLASGALGAFSGLRSEIEALVRQRLERLLADMELVSREEFDAVKAVAVNARNGQEALAERIARLEAALATARISIPGTADASHKP
- the rfaD gene encoding ADP-glyceromanno-heptose 6-epimerase, which gives rise to MIILTGGAGFIGSNLLAALEERGCREIVVCDRLGEGEKWRNLAKRELAGFIEPDRLLPFLERRAGEVDTIFHMGAISATTERNADLIVDTNFTFSTTLWDWCVRHDARFIYASSAAAYGDGRAGFDDDGSPEALARLRPMNAYGWSKLLFDRRVARIIREGGRRPRQWAGLRFFNVYGPNEYHKGGMRSVTLQVHERVAAGEPAVLFRSHNPKYSDGGQLRDFIWVGDCVDAMMWLYDSPQVSGLYNLGTGAARSFADLAAAVFAAHGKHPNIRYVDTPAEIRDRYQYFTEAKMDRLKGAGYGKPFTRLEDGVALYVKNFLSQLDPYR